Below is a genomic region from Ficedula albicollis isolate OC2 chromosome 25, FicAlb1.5, whole genome shotgun sequence.
CACCACTGCACCAGGCAGCCaatgccagggctggacagtCCTGtccaggaagaaattttctttaacaTTCAACTTAAACCTCTTCTGGGAAATGCTACAGCTCttctggtgcaacttgaggccatttcctcttgtctgatctctgggggaaaaagcctgacccccacctggctgcaccctcctgtcagggcAGAGCTAGACagcccccctgagcctcctttcctccaggatgagccccctcagctccctcagcctctcatGATGCTCCAtccccttctctggacatgctccagccctttAACGTCCCTTTTGTCctgaggggcacagggctgaCCCCCAGGATTCGAGGTGTGACAGGGtcactgccctggccctgctgccgTGCTATTCCTGACACCTTGGGAACGTCCCCAAGGGATGTGGGACCTCCCCGCGCCGGGATGTCACGTACGGAGCCGTCACCTCCAGTGTCCAGCAGCGCTCAGGGACAACTGCGCAGGGAAAGccctctgggctggctccctgcccctggctcaggggctgtggttcctgggaggggctgtgacacccagCGAGGGGCTGTGATCCCTGGGTGGGGGTCAGCCACCCTGGCCACCCTTCTGGCTCAGGGGCTGTGGCTCCTGggaggggctgtgacacccagCGAGGGGCTGTGATCCCTGGGTGGGGGTCAGCCACCCTGGCCACCCTTCACCAGCTGCCCCAAGGGGACCCTGAGGCTGACGCCACTCCCCCGCCGTGCCTCTGCCCGCCTCCTCTTTCTCCCGCGGAGCAGATGCCTGCAATTAAGAAGAATCCCAAATTAGACGGTGCGGAGCCCAGACTTGTTTTGCAGATGATAAACTGCTGCAGCCGGCTCCACCCAGCACCGGGGCTCGGGGACCTCGGTGGGCAGCGCCTGCAGCCCCCGCTGTGCCCATCGCGCCAGCTCGGGGGTCGGGGGTCCCTGCCATCACcggctgctgcctctgcccgTGCCAGGaaagctcctggagcagccccaaAGGGGACACAAAGTCGTGGCAGTGGCACGGATCGTGGCAAAGCTGAACTGCTGCCAGGCGGGAcgagcagggtgggcacagccagccctgccctgtccgAGGTGTCCCAGGGTCACAGGGCTGCTCCCGTGGGGCTCTTCCcaaggggagcagggcaggccTGGCTATGGGGGCGGGGATGGAGGCACCTGGGGGGCTGGTGAGCATcctcccctctccagcttccctctggccactggaacaggttttcAGGAGAGCTTTGCAAATGCTGTGGTGTGTGGAAAGCTCATTGGAGCCGGGTTGCAAAATCATCCCCAGGCTCCTCTTCAAACGCAGAGTCCCATGAGCTGTCCCGTTCCAAACTCACCTTTCCTGCTCCGCCAGACGTGTCACCTCCCatcaggcacagccaggacacgGGTCCCGCtgccacagacacacagcaagAGGTGGTTGGGCAGCAGGTGAGTCCTCTGGATctgaggcagctccagcaggtgggaatggggatagGGATGGGcatgggacagccctgggcagcaggaccgTGCTGAGGCCATGCTCTGGCCAAGCTGGGCATCGTTCCCAGGCAGGGAGTGGGAGGCGGTGGGGGTGGGACAGCTGCACATCCCACAGGATCTCGGGGAGCAACAAGACAGCgccatcccagcctggcagaggtgCCCAGGTGTCCTCAGTCTGGCACCAAGGTCCTGACCTGGCACCAGGGTCCTGAGGCTTGCAGGTGGCTCCTCCTGTGTCTGGCACCAAGGTCCTGAGGCTTGCAGGTGGCTCCTCCTGTGCTCTCATTGAGAGaactccttccccagcactgtgggaaggacagggcagggtgtgaacacctgcacagagcaggggaatGTGGGACTCTCCATGCCGGGGGTTTGAGTTCCACACTGCTCTGGCTGGACAAGCCCCATGTGGGATTGGAAGTGTGGAGGTGTTTGCTCCTGGCCACGGCTCGGGAGGCACTGGGGACCCATGGGGTGATGCAGCATGGCGTGACACGGCATGGCACGGCTGTGGAGCAagtgaggagggagaaggagtgGGAGGGAGCTGATGGGAGTGAGCAGAGTTGCTGTGTACAGCCAGTGTGGGCGGCTGGGAACAGCAGGCTGGCTCACACCTGGGGGCTGCTCACACCTGGGGGCTGCTCACACCTGGGGGCTGCTCACACCTGGGACAAAGCCAGAAGTGGTGGAAAACTCtggaggggtgggagggagggtgAGTGgtgggctggagcagtgggCAGAGGGCAGGACAAGCTTAAccctggcggggggggggggggggggggggggggggggggggggggggggggggggtctagTGGTCCCCAAAGTCTCTGGGCAGGGGATGATGCTGGGGCTCTCCCTGTCCTGTgtggggctgggccaggctgaGAAGCTCTGGGTGCTGacacctctccctgctccagagtgCCCATCAGCATCGTCTGAACCGCTGCAGCAGAGGTGCCAtggggccaggctgtgccagtgtcctgggctggctcctgctggcacaggcagccctgcaggccACAGGTACGTGCTGGCAAGTGGCCCTGGGCTTTGGAGGGTCGTGGGTCAAAGGGACGAGCTGggctcctgccacagccctcAGCGCCCACCTGgtcttccctctgctgcaggtggCCGTCCCTGTGATGCCAAGGATTTTGGGCACGGCTCGCTggtgtgtgcctgcagtgccaCGTACTGCGACACGCTGGACCCCCTGGTCCTGCCAGCCCCCGGCTCCTACGTCAAGTACGAGAGCAGCAAGGCTGGcaagaggctggagaggagcgAGGGGAGCTTCCAGCACAACACCGAGAGCCCAGGTAccaccctggctgcagctgctgtgacacagtctgtcctgcacagcagggatggtgacactgTGTGTCCCCACAGATTTCCACCTCACCCTGGACACGGCACAGAGGTACCAGAAGGTGAAAGGGTTTGGTGGCTCCATCACTGATGCAGCTGCCATCAACATCCAGTCCCTGTCCAAGGATGCCCAGAACCACCTGCTGCGCTCCTACTTCTCCGAGGAAGGTGAGCCCAGGGCAGGCGACGCTGTGGGGTGGTAGAGCTGGGGTCTGGCTGGGATTTAttctgaggggctggggggatcTGGACCCCCAAATGCAACTCGAGGATGCCCACCACCACCTGCCCTGTCTTCAGGCATTGAGTACAACCTGGTGCGTGTGCCCATGGCCAGCACTGACTTCTCCATCCGCCTGTACACCTACGCCGACGCCGAGGGCGACTTCGAGCTGAGGCACTTCAACCTGACAGAGGAGGACACACGCATGAAGGTGAGTCCTGCAGGAAGAGCCTGAGGGACTGGGTCTGCTgcctgggtgggatgggatgggttgGGGTGGGATGAGACAGAGTGGACAGGGGATGAAAGGGAATTCCTTCCTGCTCATCAGGAGGGACAGGATTCATCCTTCCACCTGGGTaggagaaaggatgggatgggacatgatgggaatggggatgggatgagatgagatgaAATAGGAAGGGGAAGTGGAGCACTTCCAATGGGGAGGGAGAGGACTCATCCTTACacctggtgggatgggatgggatgggatgggatgggatgggatgggatgggatgggatgggatgggatgggatgggatgggatgggatgggatgggatgggatgggatgggatgggatgggatgggatgggatgggatgggatgggatgggatgggatgggatgggatgggatgggatgggatgggatgggatgggatgggatgggatgggatgggatgggatgggatgggatgggatgggatgggatgggatgggatgggatgggatgggatgggatgggatgggatgggatgggatgggatgggatgggatgggatgggatgggatgggatgggatgggatgggatgggatgggatgggatgggatgggatgggatgggatgggatgggatgggatgggatgggatgggatgggatgggatgggatgggatgggatgggatgggatgggatgggatgggatgggatgggatgggatgggatgggatgggatggggaaagggagCAGTTTCTGCCTCTGGGGAAGGAGATgactcctcctgctgcctgcactgccagcactgggatAGACCTGGGGAGCTCAGTCCCATCCCACTTCTCCCCAGATCCCCATCCTGCAAGCAGCCCAGGCAGTGGCCAAGCGGCCGCTGTCGCTGTACGCCAGCCCCTGGACCTCCCCAGTCTGGATGAAGACAAATGGAGCGATGACAGGCAGGGGAACACTgaagggcagccctggggacaagTACCACCGGGCCTGGGCCAAGTACTTCATCCGGTGAGGGGCCACAGGAGCGTGGTGGGTGCCGGGGATGCCGtacctggagctggggctggcacaggcacaaCAGGGCCGTTCACCTTCTACCCCACGCCAGGTTTCTGGATGAATACGCCAAGCACAACCTGACCTTctgggcagtgacagcagggaaCGAGCCCACAGCTGGTGAGATCGTCTTCTaccccttccagtgcctgggCTTCTCCCCTGAGCACCAGCGGGATTTCATCGCCCAGGACCTGGGCCCGGCGCTGGCCAACAGCTCCCACCGCCACGTCCAGCTCATCATCCTGGATGACCAGAGGGTGATGCTGCCCTACTGGGCTGAGGTGGTGAGTCCCCGCAGCAGCTTGCCTggccccacagcagagctcccagccccggGCACTGGTGACCCTTTTCTCCTGCCAGGTTCTCAAAGACCCTGTGGCTGCCAGCTACATCAGCGGCATCGGCATCCACTGGTACCTGGATTTTCTGGCGCCCATCGACCTGACACTGTCCATCACCCATCACCTCTTCCCGGATTATTTCCTCCTCTCCACGGAGGCTTCCACAGGCTCCTACTtctgggagcccagggtggTGCTGGGTGGCTGGGACCGTGGGAGCAAGTACAGCCACAGCATCCTGACGGTAGGGCCTGGTGGGAGCCGTGGGAGCCACTCTGGCCAGCCCCTGGGCCTGCCTGTGGCTCAGCAccaccccctgccccacagAACCTCAACAACTACGTGACAGGCTGGACTGACTGGAACCTGGCCCTGGACATGGAGGGGGGCCCCAACTGGAGCAAGAACTACGTGGACAGCCCGGTCATCGTGGACAGCAGCAAGGACATCTTCTACAAGCAGCCCATGTTCTACCACCTGGGCCACTTCAGGTGGGCTGGGGGCCGcgtgctgctggctgcagtgccacATCCCAAGCACCGGCCTCTGAGCCTGCTTGTCCCCGCAGCAAGTTCATCCCCGAGGGCTCGCAGCGCGTGGGACTGGCCGTCTCCAAGAGGTGCCGCCGCTGCGACCTGGAGCACTCGGCTTTCCTGCGCCCCGACGGCGCCGTCGTCCTGGTGGTCCTGAACCGGTGAGTGGCTCGGTTCTGACCCCCGGTAAAAAGCCCCACTGGGGGGGGGGGTCTGACCCCCGGTAAAAAGCCCCACTGACCCCCCCCCACTGATCCCCCATCCCCTCTTGCTTTCCCCGCAGCTCCCCCGTGGACGTGTCCTTTGGGGTCTCTGACCCACGTGTCGGCTTCATCGAGGCCGTGGCTCCCAGTGACTCCATCCAGACGTTCCTCTGGAGGCAGCCAGCCTAGCGTggccacagccagcccaggagggagGTGCCAGCACCACCAAGCTGGTGGCAGCTTGGGCAGAAGACTCcaatggggctggggctgcagcacagcccctgcagccccctgtgccccaggggaCCTGTTTGACCCTAGGGCGGCAATGCCTGTGCTTTTCTAgatgttttcataaaataaacagGTTTTCTACAAACTTGCCGGAACCCCTGACCTCCCCTTGGTGCCAGCTCAGTGGGCAGGACTATGCCAGCCACCAGAGGAGGCAGATTTGAGGCTGATGGTACCTTCTGAGCCCCATGGATTCCAGTTCCTGGGGCATCCCATGGGGCTGGTGCTGCAAGGATGCAGGGGACTGTCAGCCTAAGGGCTGGCATCTCCCTCCTGTCCTCCTCTGCAGCATTCCCCGGGGCAGGGAAGGGCCCAAAGCTGACAGGGACCAGGAGCCCAGCTGCAGTCAGGTTTTAgatccagagcagagctctggcgTCGGCAGCTCCAGCTTCTCCCCggccagagcagagagcaggcgGCTGtggtttctcctgctgctggagcagccatcAGCCCCTCCAGCTAATGGGAACCGGGAGCATGGGGCACATAGTTCCTGAGTGACGTTAGAGGGGAGCGCgctggggaaaggggggggggggggggggggggggggggggggggggggggggggggggggggggggggggggggggggggggggggggggggggggggggggggggggggggggggggggggggggggggggggggggggggggggggggggggggggggggggggggggggggggggggggggggggggggggggggggggggggggggggggggggggggggggggggggggggggggggggggggggggggggggggggggggggggggggggggggggggggggggggggggggggggggggggggggggggggggggggggggggggggggcagcagcagcagcagcagcagcagcagggctgggatgccGCTGGCAGTGGCAAACAAGCGAGGGCTGTGCGCCGGGCTGGCCCCACGCCGCCTTTCCATCTGCGCGCTCGTAAACCGGCAGCGGCCAGCGGGAACGGCAGCGCCGCCAACGCCGGCACCAGCCCCGCGCCGGGTGGCCCAGGGGACGGCGGGGGCAGACAAGAGCCCAGATGGCCACCCCCGACcccgctcccagccctgtgccagctgcaggagctccccGGCGCTGGCAGGCGTGGTGGAATGCAAACAGATGTCAGCGCCGGAGGGATCCCGGCTGCTGGAGCGGGGCTCCGGGTGTCCCGCTGGCAGCGGGGactgctcctgggctggggacgTGTCCTGACGAGCAGCCCCGGCTGCCCTTGGCTCTGGGTCTGCGCTGCCGTGCTCAGGGCAGCCGGGCTGGCAGCAGCGTGGAGGggaggtgccagccccacagAACTGTCTGGAACGACGCAGAGATAAAGGgctccacaaaaaaaaaagccccacagctgctggagaagggacaGGGGACGCCGCCAAGATGCCACAGATGCTTTTAGGTCCACCCCCTCTGCCCGGTCCTCAGCAAGACCCGAGGCTGGAGCGAGGGGTAGAGCCACAGGCAGGACACACCGGTGCCTGCTGCAAAACTCCAGCCTGGGCAACCGGGGAAACTGGGAGGGTGCTGCAAGtatgagagagagagggaggttTATTGGAGTGGCAGGGACGCTCCCACGGAGAGAGGGCTGTGGTTCCTGGTGGGACACAGAGCGCTGCTGCCAGGCTCCCGGCGTAAAAACCAGTCAGTTCtaggggctgggctgggcaggaacAGTCACACAGCTCGTgctcactcctcctcctcctcttcctcctcctccagggcCACGGGCTGCCGGCCGGCCGGCCCCACGCCGCCGCGCTGGATGGAGACGATGCCGCTCAGGAAGGCGTAGCCCAGCATGGCCGCCAGCCCCACCAGCACCGACAGCAGCTGCTTGCGCCGTTTGTGGGGGTCCTCCTCCCCCTCGGCGCCGTCTGTGCCCGCAGCCCGAGGGGCGCCGGTCAGGGGGTCACCTGCAGGGATGCGGGTGGGAAGGCTCAGCCTGAGACCGAGCGCGGGCTGGGCCCTGTCCCCCCCCTGCAGGGTGAGGCTCTCACCTCCGTCCCAGGGGAAGTAAAGGCTGAGGATGGAGGTGCAGTAGTTGCACAGGTTCTGCAGGGActtcaggtgctgctgcagtttcccGTTGGGCAGCTTCGCCTTCATGAGAGGCGCCAGGCGGCTGAAGACCAAGGCGTCCAGGGAGGCTGGCCTGGGGCACAGAGAGCAGTGCCTGGGCCACTGTCCCCACCCAAAACCACCCAGAACCacctgccacccccagccccagcacccccagggatgACATTTGGTTACCCCACCTTGGGACAGTGCCCTGTCCCCTGGAAGCCTGTTCTACCCCCAAAGCAatgcacaggggctgcagctcccctgcagaCCACGGGgactcagccctgctggggtgcagggggcTCTCAGgccccttcccctctccccttctGGCCACCTACGAGTCtccaaagaaaaacttctgGGAGCCGAGGCGCTGGGAGAGGAGTGTCAGGCATTCCCGAGCTTCCCGgtagagctgcaggaggaggacagAGGGTTGTCACCTGCCCAGGTACCACCACAGTGCTCAGGGGAGCAGAAGGGGAGAACCCAGACCACAGTTTGGATTTTGGTCTCGCAGAGATCCCGGAGGACCAGTGTGCCCAGACCCCATCCCTcacctccttctccagcttctcctcatCCTCCATGTAGTCGTCCCCCCACATCAGCTGCAGCCGCTCCAGGTGCCTCTTGTGCATGGCGTTGGGCAGGAAGAAGTTGAGGGGGAAGGGGATGGTTTCTGCGTACCACTTGCGCGTGTGCTCCACGTAGTTCTTGGCGTCCACCCAGAACGTGTGGATCTGCGGCGGAGAACAATGCacagcctggccatggcagggctggcacaccacagcccctgcccagcacagccaccctggTCACCacaaggggctgcaggagcactggggtGAAGAGCAGAGCCCGGCCCTGGCTGCACAAGCCACTGCTgccacccccaaacccccatcCCTGCCACGCCAGGCTCCCgggaagctgctgcaggcagtgctctctgctctgctggcagccgggcacacagctccagggagcagagcaccaTCCTGGGTGAGaccccttccctgcagccccccccgAGCCTCACCAGTActggcagcagcttttcctccagcagGGACACGAAGGCCAGCGTGTCCGCGCTCTGCGTGGCCGACAGGTCGTAGTCAGCGTTGTACTTCTGCGGAGCAAACACCCGCTTTGATCCCACAGAACATCCCGAGGGGGACACAACAGAGTTCCCTCCTCCCTGAGGGGCTCCAGcaccctgcagcctggggcagggggggggcCAAGCCCCCCTGTACCTGTTTCCTGAGGTGTGTTATGATCTGCTGAGGTTTGGAGATGGTTCCTTCGTCCCGTGTCTTCAGCGCGGGCAGATGCCCTGAGGGCAGGGGGAGTGGGGCTGCACTGAGCAGGTGAGGGGTGCAGGGGGCTGGACCCCCATGTTTGGGTGAGGGGCACGAGGCAGTGACAGGGGTGTAAAGTGAggtggggacagagcagtgcaggggaaGGGGTACAAACTGTGTGATGAGAAATGGGGAATGTGCTGGGACAAagggggtgctgtggggagtGGGGGTGATGGACAGTGGGGTgcaatgggggggggggggggggggggggggggggggggggggggggggggggggggggggggggtgcaaTGGGGGGTgatggggcagggggagcaaCGGGGCGTAAGAGTGCAGTGATGCTGGGGAGGCGCAGAAAAAAGGGGGTGCAGTGAGGTGGGGGGGTGTGATGAGGGTGTTCAACAGGACACGAGTCACAATGGGATGAGGGAGTGCAATGGGACAGGGGgtgtgatgggacagagggaagtgcagtggcaggagggacacaggACAAGGGAGTACAACAAGATGAGAGGGTGAGAAGGTGCAGTCAGGGGCACAGGACACGAGGGGTGCAATGGGGTGGGAGGGCGTGATGGGACAAGGGGTCTAATAAGGGGGTAACGGTGGTAATGGGATGGGGGTGCGATGAGGTAGAGGGGAGTGCAGTAAGGTAGGATGGTGCCATGCGGGGAGGAGAGGCCATAGGGCAACAGGGGTGCAATGGGGCCGGGGATCCAGTGGTGTGGGGCCACAGGAGGTGAGGGATAAGATGAGGTGGGAGGCTGTGATGGGGTGAGAGGTGTAATGGGGTGGGGGGCGTATTGCGTGGAGGGTGCACTGGTGGGGAGCGGGGGatcacggggggggggggggggggggggggggggggggggggggggggggggggggggggggggggggggggggggggggggggggggggggggggggggggggggggggggggggggggggggggggggggggggggggggggggggggggggggggggggggggggggggggggggggggggggggggggggggggggggggggggggggggggggggggggggggggggggggggggggggggggggggggggggggggggggggggggggggggggggggggggggggggggggggggggggggggggggggggggggggggggggggggggggggggggggggggggggggggggggggggggggggggggggggggggggggggggggggggggggggggggggggggggggggggggggggggggggggggggggggggggggggggggggggggggggggggggggggggggggggggggggggggggggggggggggggggggggggggggggggggggggggggggggggggggggggggggggggggggggggggggggggggggggggggggggggggggggggggggggggggggggggggggggggggggggggggggggggggggggggggggggggggggggggggggggggggggggggggggggggggggggggggggggggggggggggggggggggggggggggggggggggggggggggggggggggggggggggggggggggggggggggggggggggggggggggggggggggggggggggggggggggggggggggggggggggggggggggggggggggggggggggggggggggggggggggggggggggggggggggggggggggggggggggggggggggggggggggggggggggggggggggggggggggggggggggggggggggg
It encodes:
- the MTX1 gene encoding metaxin-1, with protein sequence MEGGGPEPRTGRFPSAAASGLPARLLSVETCGGGCGDERCGAEHAPLPLPSGHLPALKTRDEGTISKPQQIITHLRKQKYNADYDLSATQSADTLAFVSLLEEKLLPVLIHTFWVDAKNYVEHTRKWYAETIPFPLNFFLPNAMHKRHLERLQLMWGDDYMEDEEKLEKELYREARECLTLLSQRLGSQKFFFGDSPASLDALVFSRLAPLMKAKLPNGKLQQHLKSLQNLCNYCTSILSLYFPWDGGDPLTGAPRAAGTDGAEGEEDPHKRRKQLLSVLVGLAAMLGYAFLSGIVSIQRGGVGPAGRQPVALEEEEEEEEE
- the LOC101821887 gene encoding glucosylceramidase-like isoform X1 encodes the protein MQHGVTRHGTAVEQSAHQHRLNRCSRGAMGPGCASVLGWLLLAQAALQATGGRPCDAKDFGHGSLVCACSATYCDTLDPLVLPAPGSYVKYESSKAGKRLERSEGSFQHNTESPDFHLTLDTAQRYQKVKGFGGSITDAAAINIQSLSKDAQNHLLRSYFSEEGIEYNLVRVPMASTDFSIRLYTYADAEGDFELRHFNLTEEDTRMKIPILQAAQAVAKRPLSLYASPWTSPVWMKTNGAMTGRGTLKGSPGDKYHRAWAKYFIRFLDEYAKHNLTFWAVTAGNEPTAGEIVFYPFQCLGFSPEHQRDFIAQDLGPALANSSHRHVQLIILDDQRVMLPYWAEVVLKDPVAASYISGIGIHWYLDFLAPIDLTLSITHHLFPDYFLLSTEASTGSYFWEPRVVLGGWDRGSKYSHSILTNLNNYVTGWTDWNLALDMEGGPNWSKNYVDSPVIVDSSKDIFYKQPMFYHLGHFSKFIPEGSQRVGLAVSKRCRRCDLEHSAFLRPDGAVVLVVLNRSPVDVSFGVSDPRVGFIEAVAPSDSIQTFLWRQPA
- the LOC101821887 gene encoding glucosylceramidase-like isoform X2, with the protein product MGPGCASVLGWLLLAQAALQATGGRPCDAKDFGHGSLVCACSATYCDTLDPLVLPAPGSYVKYESSKAGKRLERSEGSFQHNTESPDFHLTLDTAQRYQKVKGFGGSITDAAAINIQSLSKDAQNHLLRSYFSEEGIEYNLVRVPMASTDFSIRLYTYADAEGDFELRHFNLTEEDTRMKIPILQAAQAVAKRPLSLYASPWTSPVWMKTNGAMTGRGTLKGSPGDKYHRAWAKYFIRFLDEYAKHNLTFWAVTAGNEPTAGEIVFYPFQCLGFSPEHQRDFIAQDLGPALANSSHRHVQLIILDDQRVMLPYWAEVVLKDPVAASYISGIGIHWYLDFLAPIDLTLSITHHLFPDYFLLSTEASTGSYFWEPRVVLGGWDRGSKYSHSILTNLNNYVTGWTDWNLALDMEGGPNWSKNYVDSPVIVDSSKDIFYKQPMFYHLGHFSKFIPEGSQRVGLAVSKRCRRCDLEHSAFLRPDGAVVLVVLNRSPVDVSFGVSDPRVGFIEAVAPSDSIQTFLWRQPA